The following are encoded together in the Falsiruegeria litorea R37 genome:
- a CDS encoding homoserine dehydrogenase, with amino-acid sequence MTRTLRLGIAGLGTVGVGVVKIIRRQAALLEARTGARIEISAVSARDANKDRGVNLSGYAWETDPVALATRDDVDVFVELMGGSEGAAKDATEAALAAGKDVVTANKALLAIHGQALADQAEAADRVIRYEAAVAGGIPVIKSLTEGLAGNEITRVMGVMNGTCNYILTNMEAKGLGYNALFDECAELGYLEADPNLDVGGIDAAHKLAILSSIAFGTKPNFDGIEIEGIQRITLEDIHQAADMGYRIKLLGVAQRTARGLEQRMQPCLVPATSPLGQLEGGTNMVVIEGDAVDQIVLRGPGAGEGPTASAVLGDICDLARGLRIPTFGQPAAMLEEAKPAQTGLPAPYYLRTALLDKPGALAKVAAILGDAGVSIDRMRQYGHTDTTAPILIVTHKTTRAALDEALSALNATDVVAMEPVALRIEAL; translated from the coding sequence ATGACACGAACGCTGCGGCTTGGAATTGCAGGTTTGGGAACCGTGGGCGTGGGGGTCGTCAAGATCATCCGCCGTCAGGCCGCATTGCTTGAAGCGCGCACCGGCGCACGGATCGAAATCTCAGCCGTCTCTGCGCGCGACGCCAACAAGGATCGCGGCGTGAACCTGTCGGGCTATGCCTGGGAGACCGACCCGGTGGCACTAGCCACGCGTGACGATGTGGACGTCTTTGTTGAGCTGATGGGCGGTTCCGAAGGCGCGGCCAAGGACGCGACCGAGGCGGCACTGGCCGCAGGCAAGGATGTGGTCACCGCAAACAAGGCGCTGCTGGCGATCCACGGTCAGGCGCTCGCCGATCAAGCAGAAGCAGCAGACCGCGTGATCCGGTACGAGGCCGCCGTCGCAGGCGGTATCCCGGTGATCAAATCCCTGACCGAGGGGCTGGCTGGCAACGAGATCACCCGCGTCATGGGCGTGATGAACGGCACCTGCAACTACATCCTGACCAACATGGAGGCCAAGGGCCTGGGCTATAATGCGCTGTTCGATGAATGCGCCGAGCTTGGCTATCTTGAGGCTGACCCGAACCTGGACGTGGGCGGCATCGACGCGGCACACAAGCTGGCGATCCTCAGCTCGATTGCCTTTGGCACCAAGCCGAACTTTGACGGGATCGAAATCGAAGGCATCCAGCGCATCACCCTGGAAGACATCCATCAGGCCGCCGACATGGGCTATCGCATCAAGCTGCTTGGCGTGGCACAGCGTACTGCGCGCGGGCTGGAACAGCGGATGCAGCCTTGTTTGGTGCCCGCGACTTCTCCGCTCGGCCAGCTGGAAGGCGGCACCAACATGGTGGTGATCGAAGGCGACGCGGTGGACCAGATCGTTCTGCGCGGCCCTGGCGCGGGTGAAGGCCCCACCGCAAGCGCAGTGCTTGGCGATATCTGTGATCTGGCACGCGGGCTTCGCATTCCGACCTTTGGTCAGCCGGCAGCGATGCTGGAAGAGGCAAAGCCCGCACAAACCGGACTGCCCGCCCCCTATTACCTGCGCACGGCGCTGCTCGACAAACCGGGCGCTTTGGCCAAGGTGGCGGCGATCCTGGGCGACGCTGGTGTGTCCATCGACCGGATGCGCCAGTACGGGCACACCGACACCACCGCTCCGATCCTGATCGTGACCCATAAAACCACCCGCGCCGCATTGGACGAGGCACTTTCCGCGCTCAACGCGACCGACGTGGTGGCCATGGAGCCCGTTGCCTTGC
- a CDS encoding TetR/AcrR family transcriptional regulator, which yields MARTQGSHSDITGPRILDAAQRLFAQHGYAAVSMRQIAGAVGVQAGALYNYTPDKQTLLLGLMRTHLEELLEAVAAEPAPDGVMDRLEAFTRFHIRFHSERPDAVFIAYMELRNLSPENFATIEGLRGQYENMLEEILRQGVEEGVFDVPDPKIATLAVIAMLTGVNTWYRSGGRLSLPQVEEIYWDMVRKSVAA from the coding sequence ATGGCACGCACCCAAGGTTCTCATTCCGACATCACCGGCCCGCGCATTCTGGACGCGGCGCAGCGGCTTTTTGCGCAGCACGGCTATGCGGCGGTGTCGATGCGCCAGATCGCGGGCGCCGTCGGCGTACAGGCCGGGGCGCTTTATAACTACACGCCGGACAAGCAGACGCTGCTTCTGGGACTGATGCGCACCCATCTGGAGGAGTTGCTGGAGGCTGTAGCGGCGGAACCCGCACCAGATGGGGTTATGGACCGGCTTGAGGCGTTCACCCGCTTCCACATCCGGTTCCATTCGGAACGCCCTGACGCGGTTTTCATCGCCTATATGGAGCTGCGCAACCTGAGCCCCGAGAATTTTGCCACCATCGAAGGGTTGCGGGGGCAATACGAAAACATGCTCGAAGAAATCCTGCGACAAGGGGTCGAAGAAGGCGTGTTCGACGTGCCCGACCCCAAAATTGCCACGCTGGCCGTGATCGCCATGCTGACCGGAGTCAACACCTGGTATCGCTCGGGCGGACGCCTGTCGCTGCCGCAAGTCGAAGAGATCTACTGGGACATGGTCCGCAAGTCCGTTGCCGCGTGA